A DNA window from Ostrea edulis chromosome 5, xbOstEdul1.1, whole genome shotgun sequence contains the following coding sequences:
- the LOC130055190 gene encoding uncharacterized protein LOC130055190, translating to MFGSLSPLSINTEHGDTIKSAEAVSSPPVKPLLDEPRVTAAIDTGYRYLYSVSCLSEDQVWTRGENKTMKLLNLQSKLLTSIQTKSGDGPRDIAVTRDGDLVYTDYDDNTINLIKNKQIQTVITLQGWRPLRVCCTAGNDLLVTMVSDDRKQSKVVRYSGSTEKQSIQFDDQGRPLYSRGYIITINTKYLSENKNLDICVADWDASAVVVVNQSGKLRFRYTGHPSNTKQSFYPFCITTDSQSHILTANLNNNRIHILDQDGQFLRYIHCDLRRPFGLCVDIRDNLFVAECYTAKVKKIQYL from the coding sequence atgtttggttctctgtcgccattatccattaacacagaacatggcgacacaatcaagtcagcagaagctgtatcgtctcctccagtcaaaccactgcttgatgagccgcgcgtcaccgccgccatagacactgggtatagatatctatacagtgttagctgtctgagtgaagatcaagtctggacacgcGGGGAGAACAAAaccatgaagctgctcaacctccagagtaaactactgacatcaatacaaaccaagtcaggggaCGGACCGcgggacatagcagtgacacgggacggagatcttgtttatactgactatgATGATAACACTataaacttaattaagaataaacagatacagaccgtgatcacactacaggggtggagacctctccgtgtctgctgtaccgcgggtaacgacctcctggttaccatggtcagtgatgatagaaaacaatccaaagtcgtgcgttactccggctccacagagaaacaaagcattcagtttgatgatcagggtcgtcctctctattcTCGTGGTTATATCATTACCATTAACACtaaatacctcagtgagaacaagaacctggatatctgtgtggctgactgggacgctagtgcagtagtggtggtcaatcagtcaggaaaactccgatttagatacactggtcatccctctaataccaagcAATCATTTTATCCATTctgcatcactacagacagccagagtcacatcctgacagcaaaCCTTAACAAtaaccgtatccacatcctagatcaggacggacagttcctccgttacattcactgtgatttacgCCGTCCAttcggtttatgtgtggacatcagagacaacctctttgtggctgagtgttacactgctaaagtgaagaaaatccaatatctataa